A region from the Thermococcus sp. Bubb.Bath genome encodes:
- a CDS encoding metallophosphoesterase → MKEVNNASPVFAIDNGDLVYSGRINEWVDLMGVWHWKVPLFVSPGNHEYQGEGKNIYHYLFGPSEDFAFSLGNFTYVFLDDVDRGYTLPPRSGPSLRRS, encoded by the coding sequence GTGAAAGAAGTGAACAACGCCTCTCCCGTCTTCGCTATCGACAACGGCGACCTCGTTTACTCAGGGAGGATAAACGAGTGGGTTGACCTCATGGGGGTCTGGCACTGGAAAGTTCCCCTCTTCGTGAGCCCCGGCAACCACGAGTACCAGGGTGAGGGCAAGAACATCTACCACTACCTCTTCGGCCCCTCCGAGGACTTCGCGTTCTCCCTTGGAAACTTCACCTACGTCTTCCTGGACGACGTTGATAGGGGTTACACCCTGCCCCCGCGCAGTGGGCCTTCCTTGAGGAGAAGCTGA
- a CDS encoding coiled-coil protein, with the protein MPMVKVDPEEIKRIKKEIEALEKERNEVRAKLDELEKELQSWIQKRDEKNKEVQQLRQKGREYKAKRDEINAQIQELKKNREEINAKLDLLYQEILEYRTKRDEYNQLRRMKLPSDKIQEKIEKLEWELQTNPKITPDREKQIVDQIQVLATELEIIQQAERFHKKLVESRKKVDQLKKARRGISLEIQKLANQSQQFHEQMIAAFNKADEVKKEADEYHAKVVELRDKVREVRKQLRELEKKIREYDEKHKELIAYRIVARMHAKKDTSFEKAVEALEKFKKGEKLSLDELLLLQRYNLV; encoded by the coding sequence ATGCCAATGGTCAAAGTGGATCCAGAGGAAATAAAGAGGATCAAGAAGGAAATTGAGGCCCTGGAGAAGGAGAGAAACGAAGTCCGGGCCAAGCTCGACGAGCTCGAGAAGGAGCTCCAGAGCTGGATTCAAAAGAGGGACGAGAAGAACAAGGAGGTCCAGCAACTTCGCCAGAAGGGCAGAGAGTACAAGGCCAAGAGGGATGAAATCAACGCCCAGATTCAGGAGCTTAAGAAGAACCGTGAGGAGATAAACGCGAAGCTTGACCTCCTCTATCAGGAGATCCTAGAGTACCGAACCAAGAGGGACGAGTACAACCAGCTCCGCAGGATGAAGCTCCCCTCGGATAAGATCCAGGAGAAGATAGAGAAGCTTGAGTGGGAGCTCCAGACCAATCCCAAGATAACCCCAGACAGGGAGAAGCAGATCGTCGACCAGATACAGGTTCTCGCGACCGAGCTTGAGATCATCCAGCAGGCGGAGAGGTTCCACAAGAAGCTCGTTGAGTCCAGGAAGAAAGTCGACCAGCTCAAGAAGGCCCGGAGGGGAATAAGCCTTGAGATACAGAAGCTCGCCAACCAGAGCCAGCAGTTCCACGAGCAGATGATAGCCGCGTTCAACAAGGCAGACGAGGTCAAGAAGGAGGCCGACGAGTACCATGCCAAGGTCGTCGAGCTCCGCGACAAGGTCAGGGAAGTCAGGAAGCAGCTCAGGGAGCTTGAGAAGAAGATACGCGAGTACGATGAGAAGCACAAGGAGCTCATAGCCTACCGCATAGTTGCCAGGATGCACGCCAAGAAGGACACCAGCTTTGAGAAGGCTGTCGAGGCCCTTGAGAAGTTCAAGAAGGGAGAGAAGCTCTCACTTGACGAGCTGCTGCTCCTTCAGAGGTACAACCTCGTCTGA
- the arcS gene encoding archaeosine synthase subunit alpha produces MEVLRHEGPGRLGLVRLGERSFRTPALSGVDFTLSPFNSFFHPSDPGDYDFNLAPSIPLSFYTPEDVIQKALGRLWSVDYEGFNAFYLPALRRVEYLDEFFKIIERYNFDAVYLGNSKILVKEYRYFVRILRELRERFPNVMIITDLEPFFYPLTVYLGVDAFDTRSLKLYDFEGKGFTQFSPFIWSDEPNSLDFAKKTISEVRKALEEGKLRYLVEDFFPTQYNAGILRIADLEHGDYLEKYTPIQKETVYFISDASIRRPEVKRWHERVAERFAPPENTELVLLFPCSARKPYSFSRSHALYRKAVKEALGPGIFKVHELVLTSPFGVVPREWEWLAKYDIVVTGHWGEEEIKPAAELLAKTLEKYPKNVPIVAHLDGAYVEIAKLASELSGREIIFTDVKNGTTSNESLSSLTETLREFQLEGTKEDRTYRYFEKVRKVFDFYFGAGAGEAVLPDNGQVKGSKMLRLFVGGQQTGTFKDGVISVTPFGMGRIYDALKSYWVKVDFELRGDVFAVGVDEADPIIRPDDIVGIVRDGNVVGVGKAVLGGEEMVRAKKGVAVKVRKRA; encoded by the coding sequence ATGGAAGTCCTCAGGCACGAGGGGCCCGGAAGGCTGGGCCTCGTGAGGCTTGGAGAGCGCTCGTTTAGAACTCCTGCCCTCTCAGGGGTAGACTTTACTCTGTCCCCCTTCAACTCCTTCTTTCATCCCTCAGATCCGGGTGATTACGACTTCAACCTGGCACCTTCGATCCCCCTCAGCTTCTATACACCTGAAGATGTCATCCAGAAGGCCCTCGGAAGGCTCTGGAGCGTGGACTACGAGGGCTTCAACGCCTTCTACCTCCCGGCCCTGAGGAGGGTTGAGTACCTCGACGAGTTCTTCAAGATCATCGAGCGCTACAACTTCGATGCCGTCTACCTCGGCAACTCCAAAATCCTCGTTAAGGAGTACCGCTACTTCGTGAGAATCCTCCGGGAGCTGCGCGAGAGGTTCCCAAACGTCATGATCATAACCGATTTGGAACCCTTCTTCTACCCCCTTACTGTTTACCTCGGCGTTGACGCCTTCGACACGCGCTCTCTCAAGCTCTACGACTTCGAGGGCAAGGGCTTTACTCAGTTCAGCCCCTTCATCTGGAGCGACGAGCCGAACTCCCTCGATTTCGCAAAGAAAACGATTTCCGAGGTCAGAAAAGCCCTCGAAGAGGGCAAGCTCCGCTATCTGGTGGAGGACTTCTTCCCGACCCAGTACAACGCTGGGATTCTCAGGATAGCAGACCTTGAACATGGGGATTACCTTGAGAAGTACACGCCCATTCAGAAGGAGACCGTCTACTTCATCAGTGACGCCTCCATAAGGAGGCCGGAAGTGAAGAGGTGGCACGAGCGCGTTGCCGAGAGGTTCGCCCCGCCCGAGAACACCGAGCTGGTTCTTCTCTTCCCGTGCTCCGCCAGGAAGCCCTACTCTTTCTCCCGCTCCCACGCACTATATCGGAAGGCCGTCAAGGAGGCCCTGGGTCCCGGGATATTCAAAGTCCACGAGCTGGTTCTAACCTCGCCCTTCGGCGTCGTCCCGCGCGAGTGGGAGTGGTTAGCTAAGTACGACATAGTGGTCACCGGCCACTGGGGCGAGGAGGAGATAAAGCCGGCGGCAGAACTCCTTGCCAAGACGCTTGAGAAGTACCCGAAGAACGTGCCAATAGTTGCCCACCTCGATGGGGCCTACGTCGAGATAGCGAAGCTCGCCTCTGAGCTTTCCGGAAGGGAAATAATCTTCACGGACGTCAAAAACGGGACGACGAGCAACGAGAGTTTATCCTCGCTCACAGAGACGCTGAGAGAGTTCCAGCTTGAGGGAACGAAAGAGGACAGAACTTACCGCTACTTTGAGAAGGTAAGGAAGGTCTTCGACTTCTACTTTGGCGCAGGTGCTGGAGAGGCCGTTCTGCCCGATAACGGCCAGGTTAAGGGCTCGAAGATGCTCCGCCTATTTGTCGGCGGCCAGCAGACTGGAACCTTCAAGGACGGCGTGATAAGCGTTACGCCCTTCGGAATGGGGCGCATATACGACGCGCTTAAATCCTACTGGGTGAAGGTGGACTTCGAGCTTCGCGGCGACGTCTTCGCCGTTGGCGTTGACGAGGCTGACCCGATAATCAGGCCCGACGACATCGTTGGAATAGTCCGCGATGGAAATGTCGTTGGCGTCGGAAAGGCCGTCCTGGGCGGAGAGGAAATGGTCAGGGCGAAGAAGGGCGTCGCCGTTAAGGTGAGAAAGAGGGCATGA
- a CDS encoding UPF0175 family protein: MEEVWMLREFEKVAQLMPERALSLIKEDKELFMEIVISAYLDGLISLGKAAEVLGVTREEVIEEFKHRGIPIRTPDRDDVASEVDMVF; the protein is encoded by the coding sequence ATGGAAGAGGTCTGGATGCTGAGGGAGTTCGAGAAGGTGGCCCAACTTATGCCGGAGAGGGCACTATCATTGATAAAAGAAGATAAAGAGCTCTTCATGGAAATCGTCATCTCCGCATATCTTGATGGACTAATAAGCCTTGGCAAAGCTGCGGAAGTCCTTGGGGTTACCAGAGAAGAGGTTATTGAAGAGTTCAAGCACAGGGGAATCCCCATAAGAACGCCGGACAGGGACGACGTTGCTTCCGAGGTGGATATGGTATTTTGA
- a CDS encoding DUF2103 domain-containing protein, with product MPKHFKRGVKREHHFLKGLGKPLEGIAEIPGVRKVIPGRIYASDSRGFEIKVTRETQTGLKLVAKSDGSVQEVFLVVDKADRERVRREIEALSEEWEK from the coding sequence ATGCCCAAGCACTTCAAGCGCGGAGTCAAGAGGGAGCATCATTTCCTCAAGGGCCTTGGGAAACCCCTGGAAGGGATAGCGGAGATTCCGGGCGTTAGGAAGGTTATCCCGGGCAGGATATACGCCAGTGACTCCCGCGGGTTCGAGATAAAGGTCACGCGGGAAACCCAGACCGGATTGAAGCTCGTGGCCAAGAGCGATGGAAGCGTTCAGGAGGTCTTCCTGGTTGTGGATAAAGCGGACAGGGAGAGAGTTAGAAGGGAGATAGAAGCCCTATCTGAGGAATGGGAGAAGTAA
- a CDS encoding alpha-amylase family glycosyl hydrolase, whose product MRKLPVVLFLLLLLLPHAGATTFQVPEKGVIYQVMVDRFYDGNTSNDAPFYDSSHTDYRMYWGGDLQGLIDKLDYIKSLGVTEIWVSPLNDNINTMAYSSAPYHGYWPHDFKRIEEHFGTWKTFRELVKEAQKMGICIIIDYVPNHSNPSNAGEYGKLYDNGTLVADYLHDAQKSRINPYTGSKEYIYHHNGDISQWFGFQLKYANLYGLADFNQHNPWVDTYLKQGAELFLKAGACGFRIDAVKHMNLGWLETLYLDLYSKSNLPLFIYGEYYNTQPARTDDLYFFYQYSNVTSLLSIPIREELADTFAYGGSLEKLANDLQEYYSTFVYPNKAVNFLDSHDLVRFLNMNPSKNRFHMALALTMTLPGIPVIYYGDESYLVSHDGKGDPYNRPMMVFNNTTEAARIIRTLAELRKTNDALAYGDFKTIHVEYALWAFRRDFGNHSILVIVNKRSDKELTLPLDWPDGTYTDVINGMTMNVSGGKATVFPPGNSILVFHREGEQKKPLIGSVTPYSAQPGDVVALAGAAFGGSGDVIVGGEKARIINWSSNLVLFRVPKLKTSSAWVDVYIQGENGESNHVKLRYYRGDEIPALVAIKADGLNGYLWIKGNVPELAEPRPLIKSSTGYYFTVAPLPNGTPFQVKVLNGLPWEELEPTGKVYHGVANWTVVLEPGPLPEQTETSTTTTVTSTTTTITSTPEKTTTTKTTTTTATSHPGSSPTSSNKKSICGPALVLVLALLPLLRKRS is encoded by the coding sequence GTGAGAAAGCTGCCGGTGGTTCTCTTCTTACTGCTCCTGCTGCTCCCCCACGCGGGAGCGACCACGTTTCAAGTTCCAGAAAAGGGTGTAATCTACCAGGTAATGGTCGATAGGTTCTACGACGGCAACACGAGCAACGACGCACCGTTTTACGACTCAAGCCACACTGACTACCGCATGTACTGGGGAGGCGACCTTCAGGGTCTTATAGATAAGCTCGACTACATCAAGAGCCTCGGTGTGACGGAGATATGGGTATCCCCGCTGAACGACAACATAAACACAATGGCGTATTCCTCCGCGCCCTACCACGGCTACTGGCCCCATGACTTCAAGAGGATAGAGGAGCACTTCGGAACCTGGAAAACGTTCAGAGAACTCGTGAAGGAAGCCCAAAAGATGGGAATTTGCATCATCATCGACTACGTCCCAAACCACTCAAACCCCTCAAACGCTGGTGAATACGGTAAACTCTATGACAACGGGACGCTTGTGGCAGACTACCTCCACGACGCGCAGAAGTCCAGGATAAACCCATACACGGGGAGCAAGGAGTACATCTACCACCACAATGGGGACATAAGCCAGTGGTTCGGCTTCCAGCTCAAGTACGCGAACCTCTACGGCCTGGCCGACTTTAACCAGCACAACCCCTGGGTCGACACCTACCTCAAACAGGGGGCGGAGCTCTTCCTCAAGGCCGGCGCCTGCGGCTTCAGGATAGACGCTGTAAAGCACATGAACCTCGGCTGGCTTGAAACCCTCTACCTCGACCTCTACTCCAAATCAAACCTTCCCCTCTTCATCTACGGAGAATACTACAACACACAGCCAGCAAGAACCGACGACCTCTACTTCTTCTACCAGTACTCCAACGTCACCTCCCTCCTCAGCATTCCAATAAGGGAGGAGCTGGCGGACACCTTCGCATACGGAGGAAGCCTTGAGAAGCTGGCAAATGACCTCCAAGAGTATTACTCAACCTTCGTTTATCCGAACAAGGCGGTGAACTTCCTCGACAGCCACGACCTCGTGAGGTTCCTCAACATGAACCCCAGCAAGAACCGCTTCCACATGGCGCTTGCCCTCACCATGACGCTCCCCGGAATACCAGTCATCTACTACGGCGACGAGAGCTATCTCGTCAGCCACGACGGGAAGGGCGACCCGTACAACAGGCCCATGATGGTATTCAACAATACGACCGAGGCGGCGAGGATAATAAGAACCCTTGCCGAGCTCAGAAAGACGAACGATGCCCTCGCCTACGGCGACTTCAAGACGATTCACGTAGAATACGCCCTCTGGGCTTTCAGAAGGGACTTTGGAAACCACAGCATCCTTGTCATCGTCAACAAGAGATCGGACAAAGAGCTAACCCTTCCCCTCGACTGGCCGGACGGAACCTACACCGACGTCATCAACGGCATGACCATGAACGTGAGCGGGGGGAAAGCCACCGTATTCCCCCCCGGAAACAGCATCCTGGTGTTCCACAGAGAAGGAGAGCAGAAAAAGCCGCTGATAGGGTCGGTGACTCCGTATTCCGCCCAGCCGGGAGATGTGGTGGCGCTGGCAGGGGCTGCCTTCGGTGGCTCCGGGGATGTAATCGTCGGAGGAGAGAAGGCCCGGATCATCAACTGGAGCAGCAACCTCGTCCTCTTCAGGGTTCCGAAGCTGAAGACGAGCTCCGCCTGGGTGGACGTTTACATCCAGGGAGAAAACGGGGAGAGCAACCACGTGAAGCTCCGCTATTATAGGGGAGATGAGATACCCGCGCTGGTAGCGATTAAAGCCGACGGCCTGAACGGTTATCTTTGGATTAAAGGCAACGTTCCAGAGCTTGCAGAACCGAGACCACTCATAAAGTCCTCAACCGGATACTACTTCACGGTTGCTCCACTTCCAAACGGTACCCCCTTCCAGGTGAAGGTTCTCAACGGACTCCCATGGGAAGAACTCGAACCGACCGGGAAGGTCTACCACGGCGTCGCAAACTGGACGGTGGTTCTAGAACCCGGACCGCTTCCGGAGCAGACTGAAACGAGCACTACAACTACCGTCACATCCACGACGACAACCATCACAAGCACTCCTGAGAAGACCACGACTACAAAGACTACCACAACAACCGCAACAAGCCACCCAGGGAGTTCCCCCACCTCCAGCAACAAAAAGAGCATCTGCGGGCCGGCGCTGGTTCTCGTCCTCGCCCTGCTTCCTCTCCTAAGAAAGAGGAGTTAG
- a CDS encoding DUF257 family protein, which translates to MVVHMAGSPSDFFSSLKFGETVIIEHPSAAMPEIIFHLLVEFCSEKGLPILIDDILDTYPQFVSRMEVLGLPHPEAKVIKIGGGKLEAGEIVGRIEVDKYSVPLGHYGSMRDKVIKREKHVNPVLGLHKLAQIFNRRETLSLLTTISSFVGDESRIAVYLINRDSADAAEPGFVPSFEETATTVAEWYMDGEDFVLDVIKAANPKLMGVEYRIPVSEVLKG; encoded by the coding sequence ATGGTGGTACACATGGCTGGTAGCCCCAGTGATTTCTTCTCATCCCTCAAATTCGGCGAGACCGTTATAATAGAGCACCCATCAGCGGCGATGCCTGAAATCATTTTCCACCTGCTGGTAGAGTTCTGCTCCGAGAAGGGGCTTCCAATACTGATAGACGACATACTCGACACGTATCCGCAGTTCGTATCCAGGATGGAGGTACTTGGACTTCCCCATCCGGAAGCAAAGGTAATCAAGATTGGAGGGGGCAAACTGGAAGCTGGAGAGATAGTTGGGCGGATAGAGGTTGACAAGTACTCAGTTCCCCTCGGGCACTACGGCTCGATGCGCGATAAGGTGATTAAAAGAGAGAAACATGTAAACCCCGTCCTCGGCCTCCACAAGCTGGCCCAAATCTTCAACAGGAGAGAAACCCTCTCCCTTCTAACGACCATCTCCTCGTTCGTCGGAGACGAAAGCAGGATAGCGGTTTACCTCATCAACAGGGACTCAGCGGATGCAGCCGAACCGGGCTTCGTTCCTTCCTTTGAGGAAACCGCCACCACAGTGGCCGAGTGGTACATGGACGGAGAGGACTTCGTTCTCGACGTCATAAAGGCGGCCAACCCAAAGCTCATGGGCGTGGAGTACCGCATACCAGTGTCCGAAGTACTGAAGGGTTAA
- a CDS encoding TldD/PmbA family protein, with protein MRVEEGIFQTAERLAEKYGVKYFEIRISKVNATSLSIQNGQLEELSSNMEEGIGVRAFKGGWGFSSANDLRRAEKVIETAMKIARLSKASSSVYLGDPVVDDAVIRGEKPFENVDISEKLALLREADSALDGEGIRNRKAFYGDGVKEQLYMNSLGSRIRTVVPRVRLMISATAASSGEMQQYWKVFGGTGGFELVERVDLNEWGSVVSGKARELLKASSPPSGEFDVIMDPELTGVFIHEALGHAAEADSVKNGESILTGKLGEKIGVDELTVVDDPTLPGKFGSYIYDDEGIRARRVEIIKKGVLNEYLTDRETAAVLGLEPNGHGRAQSYAHQPLVRMSNTYVEPGTWEAQEMVEEVKSGLYMIGDKGGEVDVASGTFTFGAREGYVIENGEIKEHVRDVALSGRILDVLRNIKAIGRDLQVSFPGYCGKGQWVPVDDGGPHVLTRAVVGGLR; from the coding sequence ATGAGGGTGGAAGAGGGCATTTTTCAAACCGCCGAGAGACTGGCGGAGAAGTACGGCGTGAAGTACTTTGAAATCAGGATTTCAAAGGTCAACGCGACGTCGCTGTCAATACAGAACGGCCAGCTTGAGGAGCTTTCATCCAACATGGAGGAAGGCATAGGTGTGAGGGCGTTCAAAGGGGGCTGGGGCTTCTCCTCCGCCAACGATCTAAGGCGAGCGGAGAAGGTAATCGAAACCGCCATGAAGATAGCCCGGCTCTCGAAGGCATCGTCGTCCGTTTATCTGGGAGACCCCGTCGTTGACGATGCCGTCATCAGGGGGGAGAAGCCCTTTGAGAACGTTGACATCTCCGAAAAGCTGGCCCTTCTGAGGGAAGCCGATTCCGCCCTTGATGGCGAGGGGATACGCAACAGGAAGGCCTTCTACGGGGACGGCGTTAAGGAGCAGCTTTACATGAACTCCCTCGGGAGCAGGATACGGACGGTCGTTCCAAGGGTCAGGCTGATGATTTCAGCGACTGCTGCCTCTTCCGGTGAGATGCAGCAGTACTGGAAGGTCTTCGGTGGGACTGGGGGCTTTGAGCTTGTGGAGCGGGTTGACCTGAACGAGTGGGGTTCGGTAGTCTCCGGCAAGGCGAGGGAACTGTTGAAGGCCTCTTCTCCTCCATCCGGGGAGTTTGACGTTATCATGGACCCCGAGCTCACGGGCGTTTTCATCCATGAGGCTCTTGGGCACGCGGCGGAGGCAGACTCGGTTAAGAACGGGGAGAGCATACTGACTGGAAAGCTCGGTGAGAAAATAGGAGTAGATGAACTCACCGTCGTGGACGACCCCACCCTGCCTGGAAAGTTCGGCTCCTACATCTACGATGACGAGGGAATACGTGCAAGGAGAGTTGAGATAATAAAGAAAGGCGTTCTCAACGAGTACCTAACCGACAGGGAAACCGCCGCAGTCCTGGGCCTCGAACCAAACGGGCACGGAAGGGCCCAGAGCTACGCCCACCAGCCACTCGTGAGGATGAGCAATACTTATGTCGAGCCCGGGACTTGGGAGGCCCAGGAAATGGTTGAGGAAGTGAAGAGCGGCCTCTACATGATAGGGGACAAGGGTGGAGAGGTCGACGTCGCCAGCGGGACTTTCACCTTCGGCGCCAGGGAGGGCTACGTCATCGAGAACGGCGAGATAAAGGAGCACGTTAGGGACGTCGCCCTCTCGGGCAGGATTTTGGACGTGTTGAGGAACATTAAGGCAATTGGGAGGGACCTTCAGGTCAGCTTCCCCGGCTACTGCGGAAAGGGACAGTGGGTTCCGGTCGATGATGGCGGTCCCCACGTCCTCACGCGGGCAGTGGTGGGAGGTTTGAGGTGA
- a CDS encoding ferritin family protein: MGGNMGIDVDVIHDVETMLRNLNGYELLSYAICNEDCAAETYEWLAERLEGDTSEEFRRLAAEKRKHASAMRELFSRLYPKMKPLEFNAPPLDALPVCSEMMKSEDAEEALALALLSEAIGRDIYRKLAKMAGDEEVMKLFEELADIKEGTYRHLLGIYDSLTGGSKPF; the protein is encoded by the coding sequence ATGGGTGGGAACATGGGTATAGACGTGGATGTTATTCATGATGTTGAGACAATGCTTCGGAACCTCAACGGGTACGAGCTCTTGAGCTACGCGATATGCAACGAGGACTGTGCTGCCGAGACGTACGAGTGGCTAGCCGAGCGCCTTGAGGGGGACACCTCAGAGGAGTTCCGCAGGCTGGCCGCCGAGAAGAGGAAGCACGCCTCTGCGATGAGGGAGCTTTTCTCCAGGCTTTACCCCAAGATGAAGCCCCTTGAGTTCAACGCGCCGCCCCTCGATGCCCTCCCCGTGTGCAGCGAGATGATGAAGTCTGAGGACGCGGAGGAGGCCCTTGCCCTCGCCCTTCTCTCCGAGGCCATAGGAAGGGACATCTACCGCAAGCTGGCCAAGATGGCTGGGGATGAGGAGGTCATGAAGCTCTTTGAGGAGCTTGCGGATATAAAAGAGGGAACCTACAGGCACCTGCTGGGGATATATGATTCCCTCACCGGCGGTTCGAAGCCCTTTTAA
- a CDS encoding TldD/PmbA family protein translates to MLEKLVRILEGKNVEWELYWESGRSGSFRIERETLERSQRKFFSGVGLRVGVDGRAGFSYITGLSHSEETLRKFVERTIKLAKVGNVPFRGLPEPDGVKKVDGLYDRRIEEIPFEEAHSLAGEYAGMMVELKPSHEYTLSGSMGLAYVKYGLMNSNGISLEDEGTALSLSAYAVRKDGKSGDGYWAQSYRSLDGWGEAEGTIKRALSLADESYLAISGVKYEGELMLDVDVVQALVSLFLENLYGDAVYYGRSRFRKPGEEVGPEGITIIDDSTIPGGVGSYPFDGEGIPGRRTVLVEGGVVRSFLLDHTYASFLGMESTGNAVRDFRTMPHIGSSNVVVEAGEDDLEGFDGFVVSRVFGEHTANPVSGDFSLTVDMGYIVRNGERTPIKGVMFTGNVFDLLNNVSAIDKKVERRGSFYAPRIVSGGKIV, encoded by the coding sequence ATGCTCGAAAAACTAGTGAGGATCCTCGAAGGGAAGAACGTCGAGTGGGAGCTCTACTGGGAGAGCGGACGGAGCGGTTCGTTCAGAATAGAGCGTGAAACCCTTGAGCGCTCCCAGAGAAAGTTCTTCTCCGGCGTGGGACTGAGGGTCGGCGTTGACGGAAGGGCGGGCTTCTCTTACATAACCGGCCTAAGCCATTCTGAGGAAACCCTGAGGAAGTTCGTGGAGAGAACCATCAAGCTTGCAAAGGTGGGAAACGTCCCGTTCAGGGGGCTACCCGAACCTGATGGAGTGAAAAAAGTCGATGGCCTGTACGACAGGAGGATAGAGGAGATTCCCTTTGAGGAGGCCCATTCCCTGGCCGGGGAGTACGCGGGCATGATGGTCGAGTTGAAGCCATCCCACGAATACACGCTTTCCGGCTCGATGGGATTGGCCTACGTTAAGTACGGCCTTATGAACTCAAACGGCATCTCCCTTGAGGACGAGGGTACGGCCCTCTCGCTTTCCGCTTACGCTGTTCGAAAGGATGGAAAGAGTGGGGATGGGTACTGGGCCCAGTCGTATCGGAGTCTCGACGGATGGGGGGAGGCTGAAGGTACAATAAAGAGGGCCCTGTCCCTCGCGGATGAGAGCTACCTTGCAATCAGTGGCGTAAAGTATGAGGGGGAGCTTATGCTCGATGTTGACGTCGTTCAGGCGCTGGTCTCTCTTTTCCTTGAGAACCTGTACGGCGATGCCGTCTACTACGGGCGTTCGAGGTTCAGGAAGCCGGGCGAGGAAGTTGGGCCGGAGGGCATCACAATAATCGATGACTCGACTATTCCAGGCGGAGTGGGGAGTTATCCCTTCGACGGGGAGGGGATACCGGGGAGAAGAACGGTTCTCGTGGAGGGCGGGGTTGTGCGCAGCTTCCTCCTCGACCATACGTACGCCTCGTTCCTTGGAATGGAGAGCACCGGGAACGCTGTGAGGGACTTCAGAACGATGCCCCACATCGGCTCCAGCAACGTTGTAGTGGAAGCTGGTGAGGACGACCTTGAGGGCTTTGATGGCTTCGTTGTCTCCAGGGTTTTCGGGGAGCACACCGCCAATCCTGTTTCGGGTGACTTCTCCCTCACCGTGGACATGGGTTACATTGTAAGAAACGGCGAGAGAACCCCTATTAAAGGTGTTATGTTCACTGGAAACGTTTTCGACCTCCTGAATAATGTCTCGGCCATTGATAAAAAAGTGGAGCGCAGGGGCAGCTTCTACGCCCCGCGGATCGTGTCGGGGGGGAAGATAGTGTGA
- a CDS encoding universal stress protein — protein MRILVLIDGSKWSQKAALQAFSIAKRKNAKVILYSVLDRREARAIAFQLSMRRGNMEELQKFEETAWKEMKKSIHEIMTALLNVAQDEGVNCSIKVREGRAKDEILNEANSGNYSLVVMGAFGKSGKTRIGSLLEEVVGLIKPPTIVVR, from the coding sequence ATGAGAATACTCGTGCTTATAGACGGCTCGAAGTGGAGCCAGAAGGCCGCCCTCCAGGCGTTCTCCATAGCGAAGAGGAAGAACGCAAAGGTCATCCTCTACTCCGTCCTGGACAGGAGAGAAGCGAGGGCCATCGCATTCCAGCTCAGCATGAGGAGGGGAAACATGGAGGAGCTCCAGAAGTTTGAGGAAACCGCATGGAAGGAAATGAAGAAGAGCATCCACGAGATCATGACGGCCCTCCTCAACGTGGCTCAGGACGAGGGCGTAAACTGCTCAATAAAGGTCAGGGAAGGCAGGGCAAAGGACGAGATACTGAATGAGGCCAACAGCGGCAACTACAGCCTGGTCGTCATGGGAGCCTTCGGGAAGAGCGGAAAGACAAGGATTGGTTCCCTGTTGGAGGAGGTCGTGGGGCTCATAAAGCCGCCCACGATAGTGGTACGCTGA